AGCGTCACCACCGTCCCGTCCACCGGCGACACCACGTCGGCGCTCACCCGGTCCGGCTCCACCGCCACCCCCGGACCCACCATGGCCTGCGCGAACACCGGGTCCGGCACCTCGGTCAGCGGCACCACCCGGCCGCTGACCGGGCTCGCCACGCGCAACGTCACAGCAGGTCCTCGATGTCGCTGGCGATGGTGTCGGCCTCCGGACCCACCACCACCTGGACGACGTTGCCCGCACGCATCACACCGTGCGCGCCCAGCCCCTTCAAAGCCTTCTCGTCCACCAGGGAACCGTCCTCCAGCTCACAGCGCAGGCGCGTGATGCACGGCTCGATCTCCACGATGTTGTCCGCACCGCCGAGCGCGGCGAGGATCCGCTCCGCCTTGTCGTCCGCCACTTGAAGTCCCTTCTCGACACCTGGCCTGAGGGTGCCACCGCTCGGGCACGGTCCCGTAACGGCGGTTGACACCCGGTTGGCGCGCGGAGCATCCTCCCCGTCACCAACTGGTCTAGACCGGAAAGTACCAATCCGGCATTACCGACGCGAGCACCGGGGAGGTGTCGTGAGCCGCACCGAGATCGCCACCGAGATCGTCGAAGGGCCGAAACCCAAGCACGCGCAGCTCCGCGACATCCTGCGGCGCATGGCCGAGCACGAACTACCGCCCGGCTCCCCGATCCCGTCCGAACGCGACCTGGCCGAGCAGTACCGGGTCTCCCGCATCACGGTCCGCGCCGCGGTCGGGCAGCTCGTCGCCGAAGGACTCCTGACCAGGGCGAAGGGCCGCGGCACGTTCACCGCGCGGCGTCGGCTGGACGTCCAGCTGTACCTGGAGTCGTTCACCGAGGACATGCGGCGGCGCGGCCTCACCCCCGCGACCGAAGTGCTGGCGTGCGCCGAGGAGGCGCCGCCGGCCGAAGCGGCCACCGCGCTCGACCTGATGCCGAACGAACCGGCGTGCAGGCTCGTGCGCCTGCGCCGGGCCGACGGCGTGCCACTGGCCGTCGAACGCGGTTGGTACAGCCCGCGGGTCGTGCCCGATCTCGACCGGCACGACCTCACGACCTCGCTCTACACCCTCATCGCCGACCACTACGGCGTGCAGCTCGACCACGCGGCGCAGACCGTGTGGGCCGAGGGCGCCGACCCCGAAACGGCGAAGCTGCTGGGTGTTCGGACCGGCAGCCCGCTGCTCGTGTTCCACCGCGTCGCCGGCTCACAAGGCCGGCCCGTGGAGGCCATGACGTCCTGGTACCGGGGCGATCTCTACCAGGTGACCATGCAATTGGACCGGACCGTCCCGGAATCCGGCCCGCACCACTCCGCCAAAGGAGGTACCCCATGAGCGCCAGCGCCCCACAGGCGACCGGCGGTCGTGAGATCAAGGGACTGGCCGGGCTCCAGCGGTTCGGTCGCAGCCTCATGCTGCCGATCGCCGCGCTGCCCGTCGCCGCTCTTCTTCTGCGACTCGGCCAACCCGACCTGCTCGGCAAGAACGGGCTCGGCTGGAACGCGGTCGCCAGTGTCATCGGCGGGGCGGGCGACGCCCTGTTCGCCAACCTGCCGCTGCTGTTCGCGGTCGGTGTGGCGATCGGCTTCGCCAGGCGAGGCGACGGCTCCACCGCGCTGGCCGCGGTCGTCGGCTTCGTGGTGTCGGAGGCCGTGTTCAAGGCGATGTCGCCGCTGGTGCTGCCGCTTCCTGAGGGCGCGGCCGCGGACGCCAAGCAGGAGATGATCAACTACTCGGTGCTGACCGGCATCGTGGTGGGTCTCATCACGGCCGTCCTGTGGCAGCGGTACCACCGCATCAAGCTGCCCGCCTACCTGGCGTTCTTCGG
This is a stretch of genomic DNA from Saccharothrix ecbatanensis. It encodes these proteins:
- a CDS encoding glucose PTS transporter subunit EIIB, which translates into the protein MADDKAERILAALGGADNIVEIEPCITRLRCELEDGSLVDEKALKGLGAHGVMRAGNVVQVVVGPEADTIASDIEDLL
- a CDS encoding GntR family transcriptional regulator — its product is MAEHELPPGSPIPSERDLAEQYRVSRITVRAAVGQLVAEGLLTRAKGRGTFTARRRLDVQLYLESFTEDMRRRGLTPATEVLACAEEAPPAEAATALDLMPNEPACRLVRLRRADGVPLAVERGWYSPRVVPDLDRHDLTTSLYTLIADHYGVQLDHAAQTVWAEGADPETAKLLGVRTGSPLLVFHRVAGSQGRPVEAMTSWYRGDLYQVTMQLDRTVPESGPHHSAKGGTP